A single window of Planktothrix serta PCC 8927 DNA harbors:
- a CDS encoding tetratricopeptide repeat protein — protein MEIKELLQEPFQTHQSQANLWLKIGNLFLGNQEYEEAIYSYDKVVEFKPDYHGAWNNRGIASANLGQLKEAIYSFDKAVEFKPDYHEAWSNRGIALANLGQLEAAIESYDKALEFKPDYHEALEFKPDDHQVWNYRGNALVKLGQLELAINSFGKALELNLNDANTLYNKAYAYALQNQVELAIENLQQAINLDPEYREMAKTDSDFDSIRSDPRFQALLS, from the coding sequence TTGGAAATTAAAGAACTTCTTCAGGAACCCTTTCAAACTCATCAAAGCCAAGCTAATTTATGGTTAAAAATTGGTAATCTTTTTCTTGGCAATCAGGAATATGAAGAAGCTATTTATTCTTATGATAAAGTTGTAGAATTTAAACCTGATTATCATGGTGCTTGGAACAACCGAGGCATTGCTTCAGCTAATTTAGGGCAGTTAAAAGAAGCGATTTATTCCTTTGACAAAGCTGTAGAATTTAAACCCGACTATCACGAAGCTTGGAGCAACCGAGGCATTGCTTTAGCTAATTTAGGACAGTTAGAAGCAGCGATTGAATCATACGACAAGGCTTTAGAATTTAAACCCGACTATCACGAAGCTTTAGAATTTAAACCGGATGATCATCAAGTCTGGAACTACCGAGGCAATGCTTTAGTAAAATTAGGACAATTAGAATTAGCAATTAATTCTTTTGGCAAGGCTTTAGAGTTAAATCTTAATGATGCTAATACTTTATATAATAAAGCCTATGCTTATGCCTTACAAAATCAGGTTGAACTCGCGATTGAAAATCTGCAACAAGCGATTAATTTAGATCCAGAATATCGAGAGATGGCAAAAACGGATTCTGATTTTGATTCTATTCGCTCTGATCCTCGTTTTCAAGCGTTGTTGAGTTGA